A window of the Solidesulfovibrio fructosivorans JJ] genome harbors these coding sequences:
- a CDS encoding heavy metal translocating P-type ATPase: MPSHAHSHDHGHDPFDKPCCCGHENCRTSADAPGAGEDIPEAARKDTFRIEAMDCPMEEAMIRKALGAMPGVAGMRFNLLARELTVHHDLPDTIGIVAAIAALGMEAVPVTAEGPPRLAAGPTGPWVTPVQVAALAVAVAAEVTEWLGIFRPWLPLACALAAILACGLPIYRKGLTALKNRELNINALMSIAATGAVLLGQFPEAAMVMVLFAIAEQMESASLARARQAVTALLSLAPEQATMRRENGAFAVVPAREVPVGATVRLQPGERVPLDGKVVAGRSSVDQSPITGESLPVEKEPGDPLFAGAINQEGELVMETTALADDSTLSRITRAVVAAPSKKSGTQRFVDRFAAVYTPAVFAVAVAVAVLPPLFWGGGFVDWIYKGLVILVIACPCALVISTPVSVVSGLAAAAKHGILVKGGLFLERGHALRALGLDKTGTVTTGRPAQTDFENRAGEAAANRAVAASLAARSDHPVSRAVANAAADDGITPRHVEAFTALPGLGVRGTVDGRVFHLGNHRLIEELGLCSPALEARLDALESVGKTTVLLADADGVLALFAAADAVRPHSRDAVAQLHALGVSTVLLSGDNTHTAEAIAREVGIDAAHGDRMPEDKAEAIAALRREHRGKGLVGMVGDGINDAPALAAADIGFAMGAAGTDAAIETADVAIMDDDPRKLAAFIRLSRDTVAVLRQNIALALGLKGLVLALTVAGYGSMLLAVFADMGTSLLVIGNGLRLLRK; encoded by the coding sequence ATGCCAAGCCATGCGCACTCCCATGACCATGGTCATGATCCGTTTGATAAGCCCTGCTGTTGCGGCCACGAAAATTGCCGGACAAGCGCCGACGCGCCCGGGGCCGGGGAAGACATTCCTGAAGCGGCCAGAAAGGACACCTTCCGCATTGAGGCCATGGACTGTCCCATGGAAGAGGCCATGATCCGCAAGGCGCTCGGGGCCATGCCCGGTGTGGCCGGGATGCGCTTCAACCTGCTGGCCCGGGAGCTGACGGTGCACCACGACCTGCCGGACACCATCGGCATCGTGGCGGCCATCGCGGCGCTGGGCATGGAGGCCGTGCCGGTCACGGCCGAGGGGCCGCCGCGCCTGGCCGCCGGGCCGACCGGACCGTGGGTGACGCCGGTCCAGGTCGCGGCCCTGGCCGTCGCCGTGGCGGCGGAGGTCACCGAATGGCTGGGGATTTTTAGGCCCTGGCTGCCCCTTGCCTGCGCCCTGGCCGCCATCCTGGCCTGCGGCCTGCCCATCTACCGCAAGGGATTGACGGCGCTCAAAAACCGGGAACTCAACATCAACGCGCTCATGAGCATCGCCGCCACCGGGGCGGTCCTTCTCGGCCAGTTCCCGGAAGCGGCCATGGTCATGGTGCTTTTCGCCATTGCCGAACAGATGGAATCCGCGTCCCTGGCCAGGGCCAGGCAGGCGGTCACGGCGCTTTTGTCCCTGGCCCCGGAGCAGGCGACCATGCGGCGGGAAAACGGCGCGTTCGCGGTGGTTCCCGCCCGGGAAGTGCCGGTCGGCGCGACGGTGCGCTTGCAGCCCGGGGAGCGCGTACCCCTCGACGGCAAGGTGGTCGCCGGCCGGTCCTCGGTCGACCAGTCGCCCATCACCGGCGAGAGCCTGCCTGTGGAGAAAGAGCCGGGCGACCCCCTTTTCGCCGGCGCCATCAACCAGGAAGGCGAACTGGTGATGGAGACGACGGCCCTGGCCGACGACTCGACGCTTTCCCGCATCACCCGGGCGGTGGTGGCCGCGCCAAGCAAAAAGTCCGGCACCCAGCGCTTCGTGGACCGCTTCGCGGCGGTCTACACCCCGGCCGTCTTCGCCGTGGCCGTGGCCGTGGCCGTGCTGCCGCCGCTTTTCTGGGGCGGCGGGTTCGTGGACTGGATATACAAGGGACTGGTCATCCTGGTCATCGCCTGCCCCTGCGCCCTGGTCATCTCCACGCCGGTCTCCGTGGTCAGCGGGTTGGCCGCCGCCGCCAAGCACGGCATCCTGGTCAAGGGCGGGCTGTTTCTGGAGCGGGGCCACGCCCTGCGCGCCCTGGGCCTCGACAAGACCGGCACGGTGACCACCGGCCGGCCGGCCCAGACGGACTTCGAAAACCGCGCCGGCGAGGCGGCCGCCAACCGGGCCGTGGCGGCAAGCCTGGCCGCGCGCTCGGACCATCCCGTGTCCCGGGCCGTGGCGAACGCGGCGGCGGACGACGGCATAACGCCCCGGCACGTGGAGGCGTTCACCGCCCTGCCCGGCCTTGGCGTGCGCGGCACCGTGGACGGCCGCGTCTTTCATCTCGGCAACCACCGGCTGATCGAGGAGCTTGGGCTGTGCTCGCCGGCCCTGGAGGCGAGGCTCGATGCCCTCGAAAGCGTGGGCAAGACCACCGTGCTCCTGGCCGACGCGGACGGAGTGCTGGCGCTTTTCGCCGCCGCCGACGCGGTGCGGCCCCACAGCCGCGACGCCGTGGCCCAACTTCATGCCCTCGGCGTTTCCACCGTGCTTTTATCCGGGGACAACACCCACACGGCCGAGGCCATCGCCCGGGAGGTGGGCATCGATGCCGCCCATGGCGACCGGATGCCCGAGGACAAGGCCGAGGCCATCGCGGCGCTTCGCCGGGAGCATCGCGGCAAGGGGCTGGTGGGCATGGTCGGCGACGGCATCAACGACGCCCCGGCGCTGGCGGCGGCGGACATCGGCTTCGCCATGGGCGCGGCCGGCACCGACGCGGCCATCGAGACGGCGGACGTGGCCATCATGGACGACGACCCGCGCAAGCTCGCCGCCTTTATCCGGCTGTCCCGGGATACCGTCGCCGTGCTGCGCCAAAACATCGCCCTGGCCTTGGGGCTCAAGGGGCTCGTGCTGGCGCTGACCGTGGCGGGCTACGGCTCCATGCTTTTGGCCGTCTTCGCCGACATGGGCACGAGCCTGCTGGTCATCGGCAACGGACTGCGGCTGTTGCGGAAATAG